Proteins found in one Fusarium oxysporum Fo47 chromosome V, complete sequence genomic segment:
- a CDS encoding Alpha/Beta hydrolase protein, whose product MHSSTTLLLLATATVNAIGKRDDCKDVHIFLAKGNNEPYPGRQGKLAGAICSGLKSCDYEDIQFQNALEDPFCDSVTEGVKNGIKQITAYNKKCPDSKLVVSGYSQGGQVVGDILGGGGGVFFQNCVEPDLQGLNPKTLPGSKIVAAMVFGDTRHTKDQPFNVLSGAGKNGLFPRPAGMLQNLASYGDVFRNYCVETDPICAQGDEVETHLNYFDVFTDDVAEWVKERIGEDATTTTAATKTSTKAKSTAKSTAKETSTKDAETESTTEAASTTKDASKDSTTKDTATAAASTTADSSSTTDASSAEGRATAGEASSGAAAPSSTDNAATSKGASLMGMIIGVAALLAI is encoded by the coding sequence CTCTACTACACTTCTTCTACTCGCTACTGCTACAGTCAATGCCATTGGCAAACGCGACGACTGTAAAGACGTGCACATCTTTCTCGCCAAGGGAAACAATGAACCCTACCCAGGACGACAGGGAAAACTCGCCGGTGCTATCTGCAGTGGTTTGAAGAGCTGCGACTATGAGGATATCCAGTTCCAGAATGCTCTAGAAGATCCATTCTGCGATTCCGTCACAGAGGGTGTGAAGAATGGTATCAAGCAGATCACAGCGTACAACAAGAAATGTCCGGACTCTAAACTCGTCGTGAGCGGCTACTCACAGGGCGGCCAAGTCGTCGGCGATATCCTCGGCGGCGGAGGCGGTGTATTCTTCCAGAACTGCGTGGAACCTGATCTGCAGGGCCTGAATCCCAAGACACTACCTGGTAGCAAGATTGTTGCTGCGATGGTGTTTGGCGATACACGGCATACCAAGGATCAGCCGTTCAATGTTCTCTCTGGCGCGGGAAAGAATGGCTTGTTTCCTAGACCGGCGGGCATGTTGCAGAATCTGGCGAGTTATGGGGATGTTTTTAGGAATTACTGTGTTGAGACGGATCCGATTTGTGCGCAGGGTGATGAGGTCGAGACGCATCTTAATTACTTTGATGTTTTTACTGATGATGTTGCTGAGTGGGTGAAGGAGAGGATTGGGGAGGATGCAACTACGACGACGGCTGCGACAAAGACGAGTACAAAGGCGAAGAGTACGGCGAAGAGTACGGCGAAGGAGACAAGTACAAAGGATGCGGAGACTGAGTCAACTACTGAAGCTGCTTCAACAACAAAGGATGCTTCAAAGGACTCAACAACAAAGGACACTGCCACTGCTGCTGCGTCTACCACAGCGGATTCAAGCTCTACTACAGACGCAAGCTCAGCTGAAGGTCGAGCTACAGCCGGTGAAGCATCATCAGGCGCCGCTGCGCCATCATCGACTGATAACGCAGCCACGTCAAAGGGTGCATCTCTAATGGGCATGATAATCGGCGTCGCAGCTCTTCTGGCAATCTAA